The Desulfoscipio gibsoniae DSM 7213 genome contains a region encoding:
- the aroC gene encoding chorismate synthase — MLRCLTAGESHGPSLTAVLDGIPAGLSLQAEYIDKQLARRQGGYGRGGRMNIEQDHASITSGVRGGLTTGGPVTLVLANKDWENWSRVMAPGPEADLASRTVTRPRPGHADLTGAIKYGHQDMRNVLERSSARETAARVAAGTVARRLLDELGIVLVGQVVQIGSVKAPGTALDASHQDAGKLAEAVAQSPVYCADPDAAGAMVREIDRARAEGDSLGGIFEIKVLGLPPGLGSYTQRDRTLDGRLAGALMSIQAIKGVEVGAGFSAAATRGSELHDEIFYDPGRGFYRQTNNSGGIEGGMSNGGILLLRAAMKPIPTLYKPLRSVDIKTKQPFEASVERSDTCAVPAACVVGEAVAAWELAVAVLEKFGGDTMREIKERVSLYRDYAKGF; from the coding sequence TTGCTCCGTTGCCTTACAGCCGGGGAGTCTCATGGCCCTTCGCTTACCGCCGTATTGGACGGTATACCGGCGGGCCTGTCCCTGCAGGCTGAATACATAGACAAACAGTTGGCCAGGCGCCAGGGCGGTTACGGGCGAGGTGGCCGGATGAATATTGAGCAGGACCACGCCTCTATAACCTCCGGAGTGCGGGGAGGGCTGACCACGGGGGGGCCGGTGACGCTGGTGCTGGCCAATAAGGACTGGGAGAACTGGAGCCGGGTAATGGCGCCGGGACCTGAGGCCGATCTGGCGTCCCGCACTGTAACGCGGCCACGTCCCGGGCATGCTGATTTAACCGGGGCTATCAAGTACGGCCACCAGGACATGCGCAATGTGCTGGAACGCTCCAGTGCCCGGGAAACAGCGGCCCGGGTGGCCGCAGGCACAGTAGCCCGCCGGCTGCTGGATGAACTGGGCATTGTACTGGTGGGCCAGGTGGTACAAATAGGTAGCGTCAAGGCGCCTGGAACAGCACTGGATGCATCCCACCAGGATGCGGGAAAACTTGCCGAAGCGGTGGCCCAATCTCCGGTATACTGTGCTGACCCCGATGCTGCCGGGGCCATGGTGCGGGAAATAGACCGCGCCAGAGCCGAGGGGGATTCCCTGGGCGGTATTTTTGAAATAAAGGTTTTAGGACTGCCCCCGGGCCTGGGCAGTTACACCCAGCGGGATCGCACCCTGGACGGCCGGTTGGCCGGTGCGCTGATGAGTATCCAGGCCATCAAGGGTGTTGAGGTGGGCGCTGGGTTCAGCGCGGCGGCCACCAGAGGCTCAGAGCTGCACGATGAAATTTTTTATGACCCCGGCCGGGGCTTTTACAGGCAAACTAATAACTCCGGGGGCATTGAAGGCGGTATGTCCAACGGCGGGATACTGCTGCTGCGGGCGGCCATGAAACCCATCCCCACCCTGTATAAACCCCTGCGCAGCGTGGATATAAAAACCAAACAGCCATTTGAGGCATCGGTGGAGCGGTCGGACACCTGCGCTGTGCCCGCAGCCTGCGTGGTGGGCGAGGCTGTGGCGGCCTGGGAACTGGCCGTGGCGGTGCTGGAAAAATTCGGCGGCGATACTATGCGGGAAATCAAGGAGAGAGTAAGCCTGTATCGCGATTATGCAAAAGGTTTTTGA
- a CDS encoding shikimate dehydrogenase: protein MVYGKAGEEVAGQGVTAGGVTSGNMEIDGETLVYGIIGNPVSHSYSPAMQNAALRALGLNGVYVPFSPGRENLVQAVAGLRALGIAGVNVTVPYKEAVIPYLDELTETAALYGAVNTIVNRQGRLTGHNTDGPGFIKDLRKDYGHDPSRGPALVLGAGGSARAVVIALVQAGCPELALVNRNLDRARALADYVAVKTNFKVQVLEWDSGNRHLAEFVRRAALVVNCTPLGMSGKSGGDWPLPAGLPGSGQLAYDLVYNPPVTPFMARATGNGAAAANGLGMLLHQGALSLEAWTGLTAPLGVMQHALQRQAGV, encoded by the coding sequence TTGGTTTACGGTAAAGCTGGTGAAGAGGTTGCCGGTCAAGGTGTGACGGCAGGTGGCGTGACCTCCGGCAATATGGAAATCGACGGTGAAACCCTTGTATACGGCATTATCGGTAACCCGGTGAGCCACAGCTATTCACCGGCCATGCAAAATGCGGCGCTCCGCGCTTTGGGATTAAACGGCGTATACGTGCCCTTCAGCCCCGGGCGGGAAAACCTGGTGCAGGCCGTGGCGGGTCTGCGGGCGCTGGGTATAGCCGGGGTTAACGTTACAGTACCATATAAAGAGGCCGTTATCCCCTATCTGGATGAGCTGACGGAAACGGCTGCTCTGTATGGCGCGGTAAACACCATTGTCAACCGGCAGGGCAGATTGACCGGACATAATACAGACGGCCCCGGGTTTATAAAAGATTTGCGAAAAGACTATGGTCATGACCCCTCCCGGGGCCCGGCCCTGGTTTTGGGGGCGGGAGGCTCGGCCCGGGCTGTGGTGATAGCCCTGGTGCAGGCGGGGTGCCCGGAACTGGCCCTGGTTAACCGCAATCTTGACCGGGCCCGGGCGCTGGCCGACTACGTAGCCGTTAAAACAAACTTTAAAGTACAGGTCCTGGAGTGGGATTCGGGTAACCGCCACCTGGCGGAATTTGTCCGGCGGGCTGCGCTGGTGGTCAACTGCACCCCGCTGGGCATGTCGGGCAAAAGCGGGGGTGATTGGCCCTTGCCCGCGGGGCTGCCCGGCAGCGGCCAGCTGGCCTACGATCTGGTATATAACCCGCCCGTGACACCGTTTATGGCCAGGGCGACCGGTAACGGTGCGGCGGCGGCCAACGGCCTGGGCATGCTATTGCACCAGGGGGCTCTTTCCCTGGAGGCGTGGACCGGCCTGACGGCCCCCCTTGGGGTAATGCAGCATGCATTGCAGCGGCAGGCCGGCGTTTAA
- a CDS encoding YqeG family HAD IIIA-type phosphatase — MLRIFYPNMYVPSILDINPEELQKQGITAILLDLDNTIVPRDRDKFSPEIKAWLTGMLQKGFKLCIVSNNGTSRVNTLAGPLKIPCVVRAVKPMRQAFRRALELLDATPEETVVVGDQIFTDIWGGNRLGMFTILVVPMPGKEFWVTKLINRRLEKVVLARISRLVSHKDKQYYVR, encoded by the coding sequence ATGTTGCGTATTTTTTATCCCAACATGTATGTTCCCTCAATATTGGACATTAATCCGGAAGAACTTCAGAAACAAGGCATTACTGCCATATTGCTGGACCTGGATAATACTATAGTACCCCGGGACCGGGATAAGTTTTCCCCTGAAATAAAGGCGTGGCTTACCGGCATGCTGCAGAAAGGTTTTAAATTGTGTATCGTCTCCAACAACGGCACGTCCCGGGTAAACACCTTGGCCGGACCGCTTAAGATACCCTGCGTGGTCAGGGCGGTAAAACCCATGCGCCAGGCTTTTAGGCGTGCCCTGGAATTGCTTGATGCCACACCTGAGGAAACCGTGGTCGTGGGCGACCAGATATTTACGGATATCTGGGGCGGGAACAGGTTGGGTATGTTTACCATACTGGTGGTGCCCATGCCCGGCAAAGAATTCTGGGTTACCAAGTTAATCAACCGGCGCCTGGAGAAAGTGGTGCTGGCCCGCATATCCCGCCTGGTATCCCATAAAGATAAACAGTATTATGTTAGGTAA
- the mobA gene encoding molybdenum cofactor guanylyltransferase, with the protein MLHQATGISAAILAGGKSARMGTDKALLKVGQYYIIERITGVLRTLVDEILIVTDRPEMYAKYGDKTTKDIMPGHGPLSGIHAGLVRAAHPWVLVTACDMPFISAPLIRLMIRYAPDYDVVVPRYRGYPEPLCTIYGKGCIEIIEQRLTQGLNKTTRLYEDFRVRYIEEEEMSSVEPHLERVFLNLNTPEDLKKAQLWSAL; encoded by the coding sequence TTGTTACATCAAGCGACAGGTATCTCTGCGGCAATACTGGCGGGCGGTAAAAGCGCCCGTATGGGTACCGACAAGGCACTGCTGAAAGTGGGGCAGTATTACATAATAGAGCGCATTACCGGTGTTTTAAGAACGCTGGTGGATGAAATACTGATAGTGACCGACCGCCCTGAAATGTATGCCAAGTATGGGGATAAAACCACCAAAGATATTATGCCCGGCCATGGCCCGTTGAGTGGCATTCACGCCGGACTTGTGCGGGCCGCCCACCCATGGGTGCTGGTGACGGCTTGCGATATGCCGTTTATCAGTGCTCCGCTGATCCGTTTAATGATCCGGTACGCACCGGATTATGATGTTGTGGTGCCCCGCTACCGGGGATATCCCGAGCCGCTGTGTACAATATACGGCAAGGGGTGCATTGAAATTATTGAACAGCGCTTGACCCAGGGGTTGAATAAAACAACCCGCTTGTATGAAGATTTTAGAGTCAGGTACATTGAGGAAGAAGAAATGTCGTCCGTGGAACCACACCTGGAAAGGGTTTTCTTAAATTTAAACACACCTGAGGACCTAAAAAAAGCACAATTATGGAGTGCCTTGTAG